A genome region from Gemmatimonadota bacterium includes the following:
- a CDS encoding creatininase family protein: MYRASYDGSNKKVMWQEMWRHEFEDALERDPVVIVPVGSVEQHGPHCPMDVDISAPFYMAVAVAQRVDDFPVIVAPPVWSGFTHYNMGFPGTINLRLETFQNLLADIFRSIYANGFKRIISVNGHGGNAAPCRAVSWQVAEENIFTLSFSWWDMVDKELREWSATNEGVGHAGEWETAVQLHLREHLVDKNRIDSDVTGTRPFGDELSFAEFAERRRDTKKDTGIMGDAFAASAEKGARIFELACERLEQLVREYHELPVREYREFGSHCI, from the coding sequence ATGTATAGAGCTTCTTATGATGGTAGTAATAAGAAGGTGATGTGGCAGGAGATGTGGCGGCACGAGTTTGAGGATGCTTTGGAGCGCGATCCCGTGGTGATTGTGCCGGTGGGATCTGTGGAGCAGCACGGGCCGCATTGTCCGATGGATGTGGATATTTCGGCGCCGTTCTATATGGCGGTGGCTGTGGCGCAGCGCGTGGATGATTTTCCCGTGATTGTCGCGCCGCCGGTGTGGTCGGGGTTTACGCATTATAATATGGGATTTCCCGGTACGATTAATTTGCGCTTGGAGACGTTTCAGAATTTGCTGGCAGATATTTTTCGCAGTATTTATGCCAATGGGTTCAAGCGGATTATTTCCGTGAATGGACACGGGGGCAATGCCGCGCCCTGTCGCGCTGTTTCATGGCAGGTGGCAGAGGAGAATATTTTTACGCTGTCATTTAGCTGGTGGGATATGGTGGATAAGGAGTTGAGGGAATGGAGTGCGACAAATGAAGGCGTGGGACACGCCGGGGAGTGGGAGACGGCTGTGCAGCTTCACTTGCGCGAACATCTGGTTGATAAGAACCGTATTGATAGCGATGTGACAGGGACAAGGCCGTTTGGCGATGAGTTGTCGTTTGCGGAGTTTGCCGAGCGGAGGCGGGATACGAAAAAGGATACGGGTATTATGGGCGATGCGTTTGCTGCGAGTGCGGAAAAGGGTGCGCGTATTTTTGAACTGGCCTGTGAGCGCCTGGAACAGCTGGTGCGCGAGTATCACGAGTTGCCCGTGCGCGAGTACCGCGAGTTTGGGTCTCACTGTATTTGA
- a CDS encoding Gfo/Idh/MocA family oxidoreductase: MRLLRVRKRVRVFLNWPVSAWNSWCASITSCPCASTASLGLTVFERGGTTMSELRVGIIGAGGHAQSHFRMIHDEPEMALVAVADLDPERLAHTRETHGVTSLFTDYREMIEKVQLDVVYVVTFPGPLPDIVIDCLEAGLHTSVEKPPGISSDQTRRMMEAERRSSARAIVSVNRRYIPEVLAIRALLQDRGGPVHVAATYNKPHIGDKVRDVGHLIRLDAIHHVDLLRWLAGDAVEVYSEAWSAPSHPAEMRHNAVIKFESGCRGVMMSHYAVGYRIQRFEAHAEDFSAYVDLTSGPRCEIYADGEPFEDELDLESVGGPDFNETRHFVACIKNDTQPWSTLEDAIKTMRLCEAIEAGHKGQLE, translated from the coding sequence ATGCGTTTGCTGCGAGTGCGGAAAAGGGTGCGCGTATTTTTGAACTGGCCTGTGAGCGCCTGGAACAGCTGGTGCGCGAGTATCACGAGTTGCCCGTGCGCGAGTACCGCGAGTTTGGGTCTCACTGTATTTGAAAGAGGGGGTACAACGATGTCAGAGCTAAGAGTGGGGATTATCGGTGCGGGGGGTCACGCACAGAGCCACTTCAGGATGATCCATGACGAGCCGGAAATGGCGTTGGTTGCGGTTGCAGACCTGGATCCAGAAAGATTGGCGCACACGCGAGAAACGCACGGCGTGACGTCCCTTTTTACGGATTACCGGGAGATGATCGAGAAGGTGCAATTAGACGTGGTCTATGTTGTGACCTTTCCGGGACCACTGCCCGACATTGTGATCGACTGTCTGGAGGCCGGGCTGCATACCTCGGTCGAGAAGCCGCCGGGCATCAGTTCGGATCAGACCCGACGGATGATGGAGGCAGAACGGCGATCCAGCGCCAGGGCGATTGTTTCGGTAAACCGGCGGTACATTCCAGAAGTGCTGGCGATTCGGGCCCTGCTGCAAGATCGAGGTGGACCCGTTCATGTGGCGGCGACGTACAACAAGCCGCATATTGGGGACAAGGTCCGGGATGTCGGACATCTTATCCGATTGGACGCGATCCACCATGTGGATCTGTTGCGATGGCTGGCAGGTGACGCTGTCGAGGTTTACTCAGAGGCGTGGTCTGCGCCTTCCCACCCTGCCGAGATGCGCCACAATGCCGTGATCAAGTTCGAAAGCGGCTGCCGGGGCGTGATGATGAGCCACTACGCTGTTGGATACCGCATTCAGCGGTTTGAAGCGCATGCGGAAGACTTCAGCGCGTATGTGGATCTCACGAGTGGCCCCAGGTGTGAGATTTATGCTGACGGAGAGCCGTTCGAGGACGAGCTGGATCTGGAATCGGTCGGCGGTCCCGACTTCAACGAGACCCGACATTTCGTGGCGTGCATAAAAAACGATACGCAGCCGTGGAGCACGCTTGAGGATGCGATCAAGACGATGAGGTTGTGCGAAGCGATTGAGGCGGGACATAAAGGTCAATTGGAATGA